A DNA window from Drosophila sechellia strain sech25 chromosome X, ASM438219v1, whole genome shotgun sequence contains the following coding sequences:
- the LOC6620009 gene encoding ran-binding protein 16 isoform X3: MDIQQLEVLCKQLYEATDVRIRAEAEKALVTFVSSQDALPKCQLLLQRADSSYAQLLAASTLTKLIQGLSLEERIDIRSYALNYLATVQNLQHFVVQALVTLLAKLTKYGWFDSFKEEMVFQNLLEDVKKFLQGSVEHCTIGVQILSQLVCEMNSLVEMDVQVSFSKMRKIATSFRDQQLLETFLLSCSLLISARDNSKNINFMDESQQTLISHVLRLTKNCLSFDFIGSSTDESADDMNNVQIPTAWRPAFLDSNTLKLFFDLYQILPNGLASYSISCLVQITSVRRSLFNNSERTKFLTHLVEGVKDILTTLHGLSDPDNYHEFCRLLARLKSNYQLGELIAVPCYPEAIQLIAKFTVESLHLWLFAPNSVHYLLTLWQRMVASVPYVKSPDPHLLGTYTPEVIKAYIESRLDAVPVIIRDNLDDPLDDFCMVQQQLEQLSVIERCEYNKTCNLLVQHFDQKAREYENLLQTPNANSIDITIHELQLTWLVYIIGSAIVGRLTVATSDEHDTMDAELVIRVLQLMTLTDARLPQAGCEKLELAILSFLDQVRKMHSSEQAQKANLNKRLSEVFGLTDEQMLLSFINRKIITNLKFWGRSESIITKTLMLLSELSVHFNSVRKLARLEEVQFMLTHHTSEHFPFLGTNSSLSEMRCRTMFYTSLGRLLMFDLGEDEERFYNFLEPLTNQFESLGSVMMDNNIFSNEEAKKVIIGLARDLRGLALPLNARIQYTMLFEWLYYADYLPILLRAMDLWAHDPAVTTPILKLFAELVHCRTQRLAGNVSSPMGILLFREASKLICIYGNRILHQEVPRERLYPMRLKGIAICFLILKNSLGGNYVNCGVFKLYGDDTLDSVLNIIAKLILTIEQRDLIEYPKLSTAYYNLLNCLSQDHVSYLAALEPAAFVYILKSLTKGLAALDSATYISCCTILDSIVSYIFKQLQMKVSTFPNKKLRSLNQENVQFLKVVEMNSELLQSMMSSLLNNVLQEDCRNQWSMSRPLLVLILLYEDYYRSLKDRIICAQPIEKQQTMAQWFDDLMVGIERNVSSKNKEKFTQNMSTFRRDVVNLPKSTAALLPQ, translated from the exons ATG GATATACAACAACTGGAGGTGCTGTGCAAGCAACTCTACGAAGCCACAGACGTCAGAATTCGTGCCGAGGCGGAAAAAGCCCTTGTCACATTCGTAAGCAGCCAGGATGCGCTGCCCAAATGCCAATTGCTGCTGCAAAGAGCCGATTCCAGCTACGCCCAGTTGCTGGCCGCCTCCACACTTACCAAACTCATTCAGGGATTGAGTCTGGAGGAGCGGATCGACATTCGCAGCTATGCCCTCAACTATCTGGCCACTGTGCAGAATCTGCAGCACTTCGTTGTCCAGGCATTGGTTACTCTGCTGGCGAAGCTCACCAAGTACGGATGGTTCGATtcgttcaaggaggaaatggtctTCCAAAACCTTTTGGAAGATGTCAAAAAGTTCTTGCAG GGCTCCGTTGAGCACTGCACCATTGGCGTCCAAATTCTATCACAACTGGTGTGTGAGATGAACTCACTTGTCGAGATGGACGTGCAGGTGTCCTTCTCCAAAATGCGCAAAATAGCCACATCTTTTCGGGACCAGCAACTCTTAGAAACCTTTTTGCTATCCTGCTCTCTGCTGATCTCGGCCCGTGATAACAGCAAAAACATAAACTTCATGGACGAGTCGCAGCAAAC GTTAATATCACACGTCTTACGTCTAACGAAGAATTGTCTGAGCTTCGACTTCATTGGCAGTTCGACAGATGAATCTGCGGATGATATGAACAACGTTCAG ATACCCACAGCTTGGCGTCCTGCATTCTTAGATTCGAACACACTTAAActattttttgatttatatcaaattttgCCCAATGGTTTAGCTAGCTACTCCATATCCTGCCTGGTTCAAATTACATCTGTGCGTCGCTCTCTTTTTAATAATTCTGAGAGAACAAAATTTCTAACCCACTTGGTCGAAGGAGTCAAAGATATTTTAACAACTCTGCAC GGCTTGAGTGACCCAGATAACTATCACGAGTTCTGCCGTTTGCTGGCTCGCCTTAAGTCTAATTATCAATTGGGTGAACTTATAGCGGTGCCATGTTATCCAGAAGCAATCCAACTGATAGCTAAGTTTACTGTCGAATCCCTGCAT CTATGGCTTTTTGCACCGAACAGTGTACATTACTTACTCACCCTTTGGCAACGTATGGTTGCGTCTGTACCATATGTTAAGTCGCCGGATCCGCATTTGCTTGGTACTTACACCCCGGAGGTTATTAAGGCGTATATAGAATCGCGCCTGGATGCTGTTCCTGTAATTATCCGTGACAATTTAGATGATCCACTCGACGATTTTTGCATGGTGCAGCAACAGCTGGAACAATTGTCGGTAATCGAAAGGTGCGAGTACAACAAGACGTGTAATCTTCTTGTCCAGCATTTCGATCAGAAGGCCCGAGAGTATGAGAATCTGTTGCAGACGCCTAACGCCAATAGCATAGATATTACCATACACGAGCTACAACTAACGTGGTTGGTGTATATAATCGGGTCGGCCATAGTGGGTCGACTCACGGTCGCGACCAGCGATGAGCATGACACAATGGACGCGGAGCTCGTGATAAGAGTCCTGCAACTGATGACCCTCACCGATGCTCGATTGCCCCAAGCTGGTTGCGAAAAGCTGGAGCTGGCGATACTGAGTTTTCTGGACCAGGTCCGAAAAATGCACAGCAGCGAGCAGGCTCAGAAAGCCAATTTGAACAAGAGACTTAGCGAAGTTTTTGGACTGACTGACGAGCAAATGCttttaagttttattaatCGCAAAAT CATTacaaatttaaagttttggggACGCTCTGAGTCGATAATCACAAAAACCCTAATGTTATTATCCGAACTCTCTGTGCATTTTAATTCTGTGCGCAAACTGGCACGTCTAGAAGAAGTCCAGTTTATGCTCACACATCACACAAGCGAACATTTCCCATTCCTAGGAACTAATTCCTCTTTAAGCGAGATGAGATGTCGCACCATGTTCTACACTTCATTGGGCCGCTTGCTGATGTTCGATTTGGGCGAGGATGAAGAAAGATTCTACAATTTTTTGGAACCCTTAACGA ATCAATTCGAGTCCCTAGGCTCAGTGATGATGGACAATAACATATTTTCTAATGAAGAGGCTAAGAAGGTCATTATTGGCTTGGCTCGAGACCTCCGTGGATTGGCACTGCCGCTCAACGCCCGCATTCAATACACCATGCTTTTTGAATGGCTATATTATGCGGACTATTTGCCCATACTCTTGCGTGCGATGGACCTGTGGGCTCACGATCCTGCCGTTACGACACCAATTCTCAAATTGTTTGCCGAACTGGTGCATTGCCGCACCCAAAGACTGGCAGGCAATGTATCCAGCCCAATGGGCATTCTCCTATTCCGCGAGGCCTCGAAActtatttgtatatatggCAATCGCATTCTGCACCAGGAAGTTCCACGGGAACGACTTTACCCGATGAGACTCAAGGGAATTGCCATCTGCTTCTTGATATTAAAGAACTCACTTGGCGGTAACTATGTCAATTGTGGAGTATTCAAATTGTACGGAGATGATACATTGGACAGTGTACTCAATATTATCGCCAAGTTGATTCTCACCATAGAACAGAGAGATTTAATT GAATACCCCAAATTATCAACAGCATACTACAACTTACTAAACTGTCTATCGCAAGATCATGTTTCTTATTTGGCTGCCTTGGAGCCAGCCGCATTCGTTTACATTTTGAAAAGTCTTACCAAAGGACTGGCCGCATTAG ACTCCGCCACTTATATAAGTTGCTGCACAATTTTGGATAGTATTGTTTCGTACATCTTTAAACAGCTCCAGATGAAAG TTTCCACATTTCCAAACAAAAAGCTCCGTAGCTTAAATCAAGAAAATGTTCAATTCTTAAAA GTTGTTGAAATGAATTCGGAGTTACTGCAGAGTATGATGTCGTCATTACTTAACAACGTTTTGCAAGAGGATTGTCGGAATCAGTGGTCCATGTCACGTCCATTACTGGTTCTCATATTGCTCTATGAGGACTATTACCG ATCGTTGAAGGACAGAATTATCTGCGCTCAACCAATTGAAAAGCAACAGACAATGGCGCAATGGTTCGATGATCTGATGGTCGGAATTGAGCGGAATGTTTccagcaaaaacaaagaaaa ATTCACCCAAAATATGTCAACATTTCGGCGCGATGTGGTCAACTTGCCAAAGTCCACAGCAG ccCTTTTGCCCCAGTAA
- the LOC6620009 gene encoding ran-binding protein 16 isoform X1, with amino-acid sequence MDIQQLEVLCKQLYEATDVRIRAEAEKALVTFVSSQDALPKCQLLLQRADSSYAQLLAASTLTKLIQGLSLEERIDIRSYALNYLATVQNLQHFVVQALVTLLAKLTKYGWFDSFKEEMVFQNLLEDVKKFLQGSVEHCTIGVQILSQLVCEMNSLVEMDVQVSFSKMRKIATSFRDQQLLETFLLSCSLLISARDNSKNINFMDESQQTLISHVLRLTKNCLSFDFIGSSTDESADDMNNVQIPTAWRPAFLDSNTLKLFFDLYQILPNGLASYSISCLVQITSVRRSLFNNSERTKFLTHLVEGVKDILTTLHGLSDPDNYHEFCRLLARLKSNYQLGELIAVPCYPEAIQLIAKFTVESLHLWLFAPNSVHYLLTLWQRMVASVPYVKSPDPHLLGTYTPEVIKAYIESRLDAVPVIIRDNLDDPLDDFCMVQQQLEQLSVIERCEYNKTCNLLVQHFDQKAREYENLLQTPNANSIDITIHELQLTWLVYIIGSAIVGRLTVATSDEHDTMDAELVIRVLQLMTLTDARLPQAGCEKLELAILSFLDQVRKMHSSEQAQKANLNKRLSEVFGLTDEQMLLSFINRKIITNLKFWGRSESIITKTLMLLSELSVHFNSVRKLARLEEVQFMLTHHTSEHFPFLGTNSSLSEMRCRTMFYTSLGRLLMFDLGEDEERFYNFLEPLTNQFESLGSVMMDNNIFSNEEAKKVIIGLARDLRGLALPLNARIQYTMLFEWLYYADYLPILLRAMDLWAHDPAVTTPILKLFAELVHCRTQRLAGNVSSPMGILLFREASKLICIYGNRILHQEVPRERLYPMRLKGIAICFLILKNSLGGNYVNCGVFKLYGDDTLDSVLNIIAKLILTIEQRDLIEYPKLSTAYYNLLNCLSQDHVSYLAALEPAAFVYILKSLTKGLAALDSATYISCCTILDSIVSYIFKQLQMKVSTFPNKKLRSLNQENVQFLKVVEMNSELLQSMMSSLLNNVLQEDCRNQWSMSRPLLVLILLYEDYYRSLKDRIICAQPIEKQQTMAQWFDDLMVGIERNVSSKNKEKFTQNMSTFRRDVVNLPKSTAGGADYIATNPSSSTEEQNENSGNHYSMVRRFRVIDQCATVDSNPVSLSPRHISANGELEEHWWLFD; translated from the exons ATG GATATACAACAACTGGAGGTGCTGTGCAAGCAACTCTACGAAGCCACAGACGTCAGAATTCGTGCCGAGGCGGAAAAAGCCCTTGTCACATTCGTAAGCAGCCAGGATGCGCTGCCCAAATGCCAATTGCTGCTGCAAAGAGCCGATTCCAGCTACGCCCAGTTGCTGGCCGCCTCCACACTTACCAAACTCATTCAGGGATTGAGTCTGGAGGAGCGGATCGACATTCGCAGCTATGCCCTCAACTATCTGGCCACTGTGCAGAATCTGCAGCACTTCGTTGTCCAGGCATTGGTTACTCTGCTGGCGAAGCTCACCAAGTACGGATGGTTCGATtcgttcaaggaggaaatggtctTCCAAAACCTTTTGGAAGATGTCAAAAAGTTCTTGCAG GGCTCCGTTGAGCACTGCACCATTGGCGTCCAAATTCTATCACAACTGGTGTGTGAGATGAACTCACTTGTCGAGATGGACGTGCAGGTGTCCTTCTCCAAAATGCGCAAAATAGCCACATCTTTTCGGGACCAGCAACTCTTAGAAACCTTTTTGCTATCCTGCTCTCTGCTGATCTCGGCCCGTGATAACAGCAAAAACATAAACTTCATGGACGAGTCGCAGCAAAC GTTAATATCACACGTCTTACGTCTAACGAAGAATTGTCTGAGCTTCGACTTCATTGGCAGTTCGACAGATGAATCTGCGGATGATATGAACAACGTTCAG ATACCCACAGCTTGGCGTCCTGCATTCTTAGATTCGAACACACTTAAActattttttgatttatatcaaattttgCCCAATGGTTTAGCTAGCTACTCCATATCCTGCCTGGTTCAAATTACATCTGTGCGTCGCTCTCTTTTTAATAATTCTGAGAGAACAAAATTTCTAACCCACTTGGTCGAAGGAGTCAAAGATATTTTAACAACTCTGCAC GGCTTGAGTGACCCAGATAACTATCACGAGTTCTGCCGTTTGCTGGCTCGCCTTAAGTCTAATTATCAATTGGGTGAACTTATAGCGGTGCCATGTTATCCAGAAGCAATCCAACTGATAGCTAAGTTTACTGTCGAATCCCTGCAT CTATGGCTTTTTGCACCGAACAGTGTACATTACTTACTCACCCTTTGGCAACGTATGGTTGCGTCTGTACCATATGTTAAGTCGCCGGATCCGCATTTGCTTGGTACTTACACCCCGGAGGTTATTAAGGCGTATATAGAATCGCGCCTGGATGCTGTTCCTGTAATTATCCGTGACAATTTAGATGATCCACTCGACGATTTTTGCATGGTGCAGCAACAGCTGGAACAATTGTCGGTAATCGAAAGGTGCGAGTACAACAAGACGTGTAATCTTCTTGTCCAGCATTTCGATCAGAAGGCCCGAGAGTATGAGAATCTGTTGCAGACGCCTAACGCCAATAGCATAGATATTACCATACACGAGCTACAACTAACGTGGTTGGTGTATATAATCGGGTCGGCCATAGTGGGTCGACTCACGGTCGCGACCAGCGATGAGCATGACACAATGGACGCGGAGCTCGTGATAAGAGTCCTGCAACTGATGACCCTCACCGATGCTCGATTGCCCCAAGCTGGTTGCGAAAAGCTGGAGCTGGCGATACTGAGTTTTCTGGACCAGGTCCGAAAAATGCACAGCAGCGAGCAGGCTCAGAAAGCCAATTTGAACAAGAGACTTAGCGAAGTTTTTGGACTGACTGACGAGCAAATGCttttaagttttattaatCGCAAAAT CATTacaaatttaaagttttggggACGCTCTGAGTCGATAATCACAAAAACCCTAATGTTATTATCCGAACTCTCTGTGCATTTTAATTCTGTGCGCAAACTGGCACGTCTAGAAGAAGTCCAGTTTATGCTCACACATCACACAAGCGAACATTTCCCATTCCTAGGAACTAATTCCTCTTTAAGCGAGATGAGATGTCGCACCATGTTCTACACTTCATTGGGCCGCTTGCTGATGTTCGATTTGGGCGAGGATGAAGAAAGATTCTACAATTTTTTGGAACCCTTAACGA ATCAATTCGAGTCCCTAGGCTCAGTGATGATGGACAATAACATATTTTCTAATGAAGAGGCTAAGAAGGTCATTATTGGCTTGGCTCGAGACCTCCGTGGATTGGCACTGCCGCTCAACGCCCGCATTCAATACACCATGCTTTTTGAATGGCTATATTATGCGGACTATTTGCCCATACTCTTGCGTGCGATGGACCTGTGGGCTCACGATCCTGCCGTTACGACACCAATTCTCAAATTGTTTGCCGAACTGGTGCATTGCCGCACCCAAAGACTGGCAGGCAATGTATCCAGCCCAATGGGCATTCTCCTATTCCGCGAGGCCTCGAAActtatttgtatatatggCAATCGCATTCTGCACCAGGAAGTTCCACGGGAACGACTTTACCCGATGAGACTCAAGGGAATTGCCATCTGCTTCTTGATATTAAAGAACTCACTTGGCGGTAACTATGTCAATTGTGGAGTATTCAAATTGTACGGAGATGATACATTGGACAGTGTACTCAATATTATCGCCAAGTTGATTCTCACCATAGAACAGAGAGATTTAATT GAATACCCCAAATTATCAACAGCATACTACAACTTACTAAACTGTCTATCGCAAGATCATGTTTCTTATTTGGCTGCCTTGGAGCCAGCCGCATTCGTTTACATTTTGAAAAGTCTTACCAAAGGACTGGCCGCATTAG ACTCCGCCACTTATATAAGTTGCTGCACAATTTTGGATAGTATTGTTTCGTACATCTTTAAACAGCTCCAGATGAAAG TTTCCACATTTCCAAACAAAAAGCTCCGTAGCTTAAATCAAGAAAATGTTCAATTCTTAAAA GTTGTTGAAATGAATTCGGAGTTACTGCAGAGTATGATGTCGTCATTACTTAACAACGTTTTGCAAGAGGATTGTCGGAATCAGTGGTCCATGTCACGTCCATTACTGGTTCTCATATTGCTCTATGAGGACTATTACCG ATCGTTGAAGGACAGAATTATCTGCGCTCAACCAATTGAAAAGCAACAGACAATGGCGCAATGGTTCGATGATCTGATGGTCGGAATTGAGCGGAATGTTTccagcaaaaacaaagaaaa ATTCACCCAAAATATGTCAACATTTCGGCGCGATGTGGTCAACTTGCCAAAGTCCACAGCAG GCGGTGCTGATTACATCGCGACAAACCCATCTTCTTCAACAGAGGAGCAAAATGAGAATTCCGGGAACCATTATTCCATGGTTCGG CGTTTTCGTGTGATCGACCAATGTGCGACGGTGGATTCGAACCCAGTGAGCCTGAGTCCTCGCCACATTAGTGCTAACGGAGAGCTCGAGGAGCATTGGTGGTTATTCGATTGA
- the LOC6620009 gene encoding ran-binding protein 16 isoform X2, whose translation MDIQQLEVLCKQLYEATDVRIRAEAEKALVTFVSSQDALPKCQLLLQRADSSYAQLLAASTLTKLIQGLSLEERIDIRSYALNYLATVQNLQHFVVQALVTLLAKLTKYGWFDSFKEEMVFQNLLEDVKKFLQGSVEHCTIGVQILSQLVCEMNSLVEMDVQVSFSKMRKIATSFRDQQLLETFLLSCSLLISARDNSKNINFMDESQQTLISHVLRLTKNCLSFDFIGSSTDESADDMNNVQIPTAWRPAFLDSNTLKLFFDLYQILPNGLASYSISCLVQITSVRRSLFNNSERTKFLTHLVEGVKDILTTLHGLSDPDNYHEFCRLLARLKSNYQLGELIAVPCYPEAIQLIAKFTVESLHLWLFAPNSVHYLLTLWQRMVASVPYVKSPDPHLLGTYTPEVIKAYIESRLDAVPVIIRDNLDDPLDDFCMVQQQLEQLSVIERCEYNKTCNLLVQHFDQKAREYENLLQTPNANSIDITIHELQLTWLVYIIGSAIVGRLTVATSDEHDTMDAELVIRVLQLMTLTDARLPQAGCEKLELAILSFLDQVRKMHSSEQAQKANLNKRLSEVFGLTDEQMLLSFINRKIITNLKFWGRSESIITKTLMLLSELSVHFNSVRKLARLEEVQFMLTHHTSEHFPFLGTNSSLSEMRCRTMFYTSLGRLLMFDLGEDEERFYNFLEPLTNQFESLGSVMMDNNIFSNEEAKKVIIGLARDLRGLALPLNARIQYTMLFEWLYYADYLPILLRAMDLWAHDPAVTTPILKLFAELVHCRTQRLAGNVSSPMGILLFREASKLICIYGNRILHQEVPRERLYPMRLKGIAICFLILKNSLGGNYVNCGVFKLYGDDTLDSVLNIIAKLILTIEQRDLIEYPKLSTAYYNLLNCLSQDHVSYLAALEPAAFVYILKSLTKGLAALDSATYISCCTILDSIVSYIFKQLQMKVSTFPNKKLRSLNQENVQFLKVVEMNSELLQSMMSSLLNNVLQEDCRNQWSMSRPLLVLILLYEDYYRSLKDRIICAQPIEKQQTMAQWFDDLMVGIERNVSSKNKEKFTQNMSTFRRDVVNLPKSTAAFSCDRPMCDGGFEPSEPESSPH comes from the exons ATG GATATACAACAACTGGAGGTGCTGTGCAAGCAACTCTACGAAGCCACAGACGTCAGAATTCGTGCCGAGGCGGAAAAAGCCCTTGTCACATTCGTAAGCAGCCAGGATGCGCTGCCCAAATGCCAATTGCTGCTGCAAAGAGCCGATTCCAGCTACGCCCAGTTGCTGGCCGCCTCCACACTTACCAAACTCATTCAGGGATTGAGTCTGGAGGAGCGGATCGACATTCGCAGCTATGCCCTCAACTATCTGGCCACTGTGCAGAATCTGCAGCACTTCGTTGTCCAGGCATTGGTTACTCTGCTGGCGAAGCTCACCAAGTACGGATGGTTCGATtcgttcaaggaggaaatggtctTCCAAAACCTTTTGGAAGATGTCAAAAAGTTCTTGCAG GGCTCCGTTGAGCACTGCACCATTGGCGTCCAAATTCTATCACAACTGGTGTGTGAGATGAACTCACTTGTCGAGATGGACGTGCAGGTGTCCTTCTCCAAAATGCGCAAAATAGCCACATCTTTTCGGGACCAGCAACTCTTAGAAACCTTTTTGCTATCCTGCTCTCTGCTGATCTCGGCCCGTGATAACAGCAAAAACATAAACTTCATGGACGAGTCGCAGCAAAC GTTAATATCACACGTCTTACGTCTAACGAAGAATTGTCTGAGCTTCGACTTCATTGGCAGTTCGACAGATGAATCTGCGGATGATATGAACAACGTTCAG ATACCCACAGCTTGGCGTCCTGCATTCTTAGATTCGAACACACTTAAActattttttgatttatatcaaattttgCCCAATGGTTTAGCTAGCTACTCCATATCCTGCCTGGTTCAAATTACATCTGTGCGTCGCTCTCTTTTTAATAATTCTGAGAGAACAAAATTTCTAACCCACTTGGTCGAAGGAGTCAAAGATATTTTAACAACTCTGCAC GGCTTGAGTGACCCAGATAACTATCACGAGTTCTGCCGTTTGCTGGCTCGCCTTAAGTCTAATTATCAATTGGGTGAACTTATAGCGGTGCCATGTTATCCAGAAGCAATCCAACTGATAGCTAAGTTTACTGTCGAATCCCTGCAT CTATGGCTTTTTGCACCGAACAGTGTACATTACTTACTCACCCTTTGGCAACGTATGGTTGCGTCTGTACCATATGTTAAGTCGCCGGATCCGCATTTGCTTGGTACTTACACCCCGGAGGTTATTAAGGCGTATATAGAATCGCGCCTGGATGCTGTTCCTGTAATTATCCGTGACAATTTAGATGATCCACTCGACGATTTTTGCATGGTGCAGCAACAGCTGGAACAATTGTCGGTAATCGAAAGGTGCGAGTACAACAAGACGTGTAATCTTCTTGTCCAGCATTTCGATCAGAAGGCCCGAGAGTATGAGAATCTGTTGCAGACGCCTAACGCCAATAGCATAGATATTACCATACACGAGCTACAACTAACGTGGTTGGTGTATATAATCGGGTCGGCCATAGTGGGTCGACTCACGGTCGCGACCAGCGATGAGCATGACACAATGGACGCGGAGCTCGTGATAAGAGTCCTGCAACTGATGACCCTCACCGATGCTCGATTGCCCCAAGCTGGTTGCGAAAAGCTGGAGCTGGCGATACTGAGTTTTCTGGACCAGGTCCGAAAAATGCACAGCAGCGAGCAGGCTCAGAAAGCCAATTTGAACAAGAGACTTAGCGAAGTTTTTGGACTGACTGACGAGCAAATGCttttaagttttattaatCGCAAAAT CATTacaaatttaaagttttggggACGCTCTGAGTCGATAATCACAAAAACCCTAATGTTATTATCCGAACTCTCTGTGCATTTTAATTCTGTGCGCAAACTGGCACGTCTAGAAGAAGTCCAGTTTATGCTCACACATCACACAAGCGAACATTTCCCATTCCTAGGAACTAATTCCTCTTTAAGCGAGATGAGATGTCGCACCATGTTCTACACTTCATTGGGCCGCTTGCTGATGTTCGATTTGGGCGAGGATGAAGAAAGATTCTACAATTTTTTGGAACCCTTAACGA ATCAATTCGAGTCCCTAGGCTCAGTGATGATGGACAATAACATATTTTCTAATGAAGAGGCTAAGAAGGTCATTATTGGCTTGGCTCGAGACCTCCGTGGATTGGCACTGCCGCTCAACGCCCGCATTCAATACACCATGCTTTTTGAATGGCTATATTATGCGGACTATTTGCCCATACTCTTGCGTGCGATGGACCTGTGGGCTCACGATCCTGCCGTTACGACACCAATTCTCAAATTGTTTGCCGAACTGGTGCATTGCCGCACCCAAAGACTGGCAGGCAATGTATCCAGCCCAATGGGCATTCTCCTATTCCGCGAGGCCTCGAAActtatttgtatatatggCAATCGCATTCTGCACCAGGAAGTTCCACGGGAACGACTTTACCCGATGAGACTCAAGGGAATTGCCATCTGCTTCTTGATATTAAAGAACTCACTTGGCGGTAACTATGTCAATTGTGGAGTATTCAAATTGTACGGAGATGATACATTGGACAGTGTACTCAATATTATCGCCAAGTTGATTCTCACCATAGAACAGAGAGATTTAATT GAATACCCCAAATTATCAACAGCATACTACAACTTACTAAACTGTCTATCGCAAGATCATGTTTCTTATTTGGCTGCCTTGGAGCCAGCCGCATTCGTTTACATTTTGAAAAGTCTTACCAAAGGACTGGCCGCATTAG ACTCCGCCACTTATATAAGTTGCTGCACAATTTTGGATAGTATTGTTTCGTACATCTTTAAACAGCTCCAGATGAAAG TTTCCACATTTCCAAACAAAAAGCTCCGTAGCTTAAATCAAGAAAATGTTCAATTCTTAAAA GTTGTTGAAATGAATTCGGAGTTACTGCAGAGTATGATGTCGTCATTACTTAACAACGTTTTGCAAGAGGATTGTCGGAATCAGTGGTCCATGTCACGTCCATTACTGGTTCTCATATTGCTCTATGAGGACTATTACCG ATCGTTGAAGGACAGAATTATCTGCGCTCAACCAATTGAAAAGCAACAGACAATGGCGCAATGGTTCGATGATCTGATGGTCGGAATTGAGCGGAATGTTTccagcaaaaacaaagaaaa ATTCACCCAAAATATGTCAACATTTCGGCGCGATGTGGTCAACTTGCCAAAGTCCACAGCAG CGTTTTCGTGTGATCGACCAATGTGCGACGGTGGATTCGAACCCAGTGAGCCTGAGTCCTCGCCACATTAG